Part of the Granulicella cerasi genome is shown below.
CGATGCTTCCGCTGGCCACGGCACTTGAGACTAAGGTGGGTTGGCGTCCAATCTTTCTCGGTTTCGCCGTTTTTGGCGTACTTGCTGCACTAGGCCAGACGTTAACGCTGCCTCGCTTACCGGTCGCGCTGCCGCCGCGTGGTCTGCCGGTTTTACGCGTCATCAAGCGTCCTGGCATCGCGCTTGCCATCGGAACGATGCTCCTCTGCTTCTCGGGGCACTTCGCTCTGTACACCTATGTGCGGCCGATGTTGCAGCAGATCGCACACTTCAGTGCAGATGAGATTGCCAGCGTTCTGCTTCTCTATGGTCTCTCCAACCTGATCGGTAATCTGCTTTCGGTTCGACTGCTGCGTGCATCGTTGCAAGGCACTCTGGTCTTCATGCCGATTGCCTTGGCGACTGCAGCCTTCGCACTGGTTTTGGTGAGCGGGCACAAGCTCTTCACCGCCGCCATGATGGTGGTCTGGGGGATGGCGTACGCAACCTTACCTGTTGGATGGTCGACCTGGATGGCGCGAAGCGCACCGGAAGAAGCGGAAGCGGCCGGGGGGGCTCTACGTTGCCATCTCCAACCTCGCCGTCGTGATCGGTGTGGCTGCCGGTGGTGTGCTGTTCGACTTCAAGGGCATAAGGGTAGTCTTCGCCACAGCGGGTGTTTCATTGGTGTTGTCAACACTCGTTGCGCGCCGCGCATCCGTCACACATTGACACGCAGTGCTAACGAGCAATATCAGAGCTCAACACTAGGAGTGAGTAGTCATGGAAAAGCGAAGTGAAGGACGCGGCGAGATCATCATTGATCCCACACTCCCCATAGTGGACGCTCATTTTCATCTGTTTGACCTTCCTGAAGCCCGGTACATGTTCGATGACTACCTTGAAGATGTGCAGGCTGGACACAATATCGTCGCATCGGTATACATCGAGACGGCTGGCTTCCTCCGCCCAGATGGTCCGGAGGTCCTGCGTCCGCTCGGCGAGATCGAGTTCGCGAACGGTGTGGGTGCCGTCGCGGCGAGCGGAAGGTATGGAAAGACGCTCGTCAATGCGGCTATCGTCGGACACGCGGATCTACGACACGGCAATGCGGTCGCTGAGTTGTTTGATCGCGGTCTTCAGCTTGCGCCAGACCGTCTGCGAGGCTTCCGTCAGGTTGCGCTCGATCATCCGAGCGACGAGCCCTACAAGTTCATGCTCGCCCCGCCGCCAAAGGGACTTTTGTCGAACGCTGCATTTCGGGACGGGTTTCGTCATCTCGCCGAGCGGAAGCTGACTTTTGATGCCACTGTCTTTCACACACAATTAGCCGACCTTATCGATCTCGTCGATGCGTTCCCGGATACCACGATCATCCTTGATCATCTTGGAATGCCCATGCAGTTGGGCGCTGACGGCGAGCGCG
Proteins encoded:
- a CDS encoding MFS transporter, coding for MSNLMVAFAPGFPLLIAARLILGIAVGGLWSMVPALALRLVPPSHVSKALAIIFAGVSVATVAMLPLATALETKVGWRPIFLGFAVFGVLAALGQTLTLPRLPVALPPRGLPVLRVIKRPGIALAIGTMLLCFSGHFALYTYVRPMLQQIAHFSADEIASVLLLYGLSNLIGNLLSVRLLRASLQGTLVFMPIALATAAFALVLVSGHKLFTAAMMVVWGMAYATLPVGWSTWMARSAPEEAEAAGGALRCHLQPRRRDRCGCRWCAVRLQGHKGSLRHSGCFIGVVNTRCAPRIRHTLTRSANEQYQSSTLGVSSHGKAK
- a CDS encoding amidohydrolase family protein, translated to MEKRSEGRGEIIIDPTLPIVDAHFHLFDLPEARYMFDDYLEDVQAGHNIVASVYIETAGFLRPDGPEVLRPLGEIEFANGVGAVAASGRYGKTLVNAAIVGHADLRHGNAVAELFDRGLQLAPDRLRGFRQVALDHPSDEPYKFMLAPPPKGLLSNAAFRDGFRHLAERKLTFDATVFHTQLADLIDLVDAFPDTTIILDHLGMPMQLGADGERAERFKHWRKEMERLSERPNTRCKVGGLGMPFSGFGFEQKQEQVGYRELADAWAPYVETAIKAFGTERCMMESNFPPDGYSAGYVPVWNAMKYITRDFTANEKADLFHRTAMHTYRISVPGL